A single genomic interval of Polyangium spumosum harbors:
- a CDS encoding BamA/TamA family outer membrane protein, protein MKRSSTRRAALVGAALSLALAVPRTAEAVGDPDLDWATLETAHFRVHHPTTLTPLAERVARLSELIHARLTVALDNRPRGKTEVVITDDVDSANGSATALPFNTVRLYATAPGDLSPLGDYDDWLYDLIVHEHTHILHLDNISGLPALINTILGKSFAPNQVQPRWIIEGLATVYESRESSAGRMRSALFDMFMRADVLDDNIARLDQMSSVALRWPQGNIWYLYGSRFLGWISDVYGPNTMTAVAADYGNNVLPWGINRSMRRATGRTYEELYDGFKDHLRRKYAAQVRAIEARGIREGVRLTRHGRNVHYPRFVPRNARATDADELVYYRDDYNVREGIYRARLTKRRDGFEAESKLVVRTRGMSTSSFSPAGDHFFQSNSPFKIVYRRDDLYRVENGKTAPRGDEAARHRLTVGLRAGAPDVSPDGRRVTFTVNTKGTTFLQIADLDPEGHVQNRRDLVPSARFEQAYTPRFSPNGRSIAYSAWTKGGYRDIRIVDASTGAFENITRDRALDANPVWSSDGKTLYFSSDRSGVPNIYAYDVASRGLKQVTNVRMGALQPAVSPDDRTLVYVGYTSKGFDLYAMPLDPARFLDAPPPPADRPDPPPEPERIPMRKLPYRALSTLAPRNYAVSFGPGNYSQNALTLSTFGADVAGFHEFSAEMIADFAAPAPRVSLDYSYRRLPVDLGVRFFHAVSPRFQGYRLSGVDVPYDERGVGLSSSLTYRIPGEFTDQTLSLSYSLTNFRAEVAGQTPGLDPYAPRTRLPFGGMIGTVRASYGFSNVEGSLDAAGSIRGYSARFAVEYAGPATGSDFTLQTAEASAVGYIPMPWRGLHTLALRVAGGIAAGTYPRDGFFFVGGYDLDNVSLVDSVTTGIYDGSFVLRGYAPGSASGRAYLLQNVEYRFPIAKPDWGLSTLPFYLRRLDGNVFVDYGGAFDKLSRDDVSFLSNGALIDAPKLHTSIGAELWLGLSIGYYVHTQLRLGYAYGLSAKAIPGGQAYFVASSAF, encoded by the coding sequence GTGAAGCGCTCCTCCACGCGCCGCGCGGCCCTCGTAGGCGCCGCGCTCTCCTTGGCCCTCGCCGTGCCCCGCACCGCAGAGGCCGTCGGAGATCCGGATCTCGACTGGGCGACCCTCGAGACGGCGCACTTCCGCGTCCATCACCCGACCACGCTCACGCCCCTCGCCGAGCGCGTCGCGCGCCTCTCGGAGCTCATCCACGCGCGCCTCACGGTCGCGCTCGACAACCGCCCGCGCGGCAAGACCGAGGTCGTGATCACGGACGACGTCGACTCGGCCAACGGCTCGGCCACGGCGCTGCCCTTCAACACCGTGCGCCTCTACGCGACCGCGCCCGGGGACCTCTCGCCGCTCGGCGACTACGACGACTGGCTCTACGACCTCATCGTCCACGAGCACACGCACATCCTGCACCTCGACAACATCTCGGGGCTGCCCGCGCTCATCAACACGATCCTCGGCAAGAGCTTCGCGCCGAACCAGGTGCAGCCGCGCTGGATCATCGAGGGCCTCGCCACCGTGTACGAGTCGCGCGAGTCGAGCGCCGGCCGCATGCGCTCGGCGCTCTTCGACATGTTCATGCGCGCCGACGTGCTCGACGACAACATCGCCCGGCTCGATCAGATGTCGTCCGTGGCGCTGCGCTGGCCCCAGGGCAACATCTGGTACCTCTACGGCTCGCGTTTCCTCGGCTGGATCAGCGACGTCTACGGCCCGAACACGATGACGGCCGTCGCCGCGGACTACGGCAACAACGTCCTGCCCTGGGGCATCAACCGCTCGATGCGGCGCGCGACGGGCCGGACGTACGAGGAGCTCTACGACGGCTTCAAGGATCACCTGCGCCGCAAGTACGCCGCGCAGGTGCGCGCCATCGAGGCCCGCGGGATCCGCGAAGGCGTCCGCCTCACGCGCCACGGCCGCAACGTCCACTACCCGCGGTTCGTCCCCCGAAACGCCCGCGCGACCGACGCCGACGAGCTCGTCTACTACCGCGACGACTACAACGTGCGCGAGGGCATCTACCGCGCGCGCCTGACCAAGCGCCGCGACGGCTTCGAGGCCGAATCGAAGCTCGTCGTTCGCACCCGCGGCATGTCGACCTCGTCGTTCTCGCCCGCGGGGGATCACTTCTTCCAGAGCAACAGCCCCTTCAAGATCGTCTACCGCCGCGACGATCTCTACCGCGTCGAGAACGGCAAGACGGCGCCGCGCGGCGACGAAGCCGCGCGCCACCGCCTCACCGTCGGCCTTCGCGCCGGCGCGCCCGACGTGAGCCCCGACGGCCGTCGCGTCACGTTCACCGTCAACACGAAGGGCACGACCTTCCTCCAGATCGCCGACCTCGACCCCGAGGGACACGTCCAGAACCGGCGCGACCTCGTCCCGAGCGCGCGCTTCGAGCAGGCCTACACGCCGCGCTTCTCGCCCAACGGCCGCTCCATCGCCTACAGCGCGTGGACGAAGGGCGGCTACCGCGACATCCGCATCGTCGACGCCTCGACCGGCGCCTTCGAGAACATCACGCGCGACCGCGCCCTCGACGCGAACCCCGTCTGGTCGAGCGACGGCAAGACCCTCTACTTCTCCTCCGATCGCAGCGGCGTCCCGAACATCTACGCCTACGACGTCGCGAGCCGCGGCCTCAAGCAGGTCACGAACGTGCGCATGGGCGCGCTCCAGCCCGCGGTGAGCCCCGACGATCGGACGCTCGTCTACGTCGGCTACACCTCGAAGGGCTTCGACCTCTACGCGATGCCGCTCGACCCGGCGCGTTTCCTCGACGCGCCACCTCCGCCCGCGGATCGCCCCGACCCGCCGCCCGAGCCCGAGCGCATCCCCATGCGCAAGCTGCCCTATCGCGCGCTCTCCACGCTCGCGCCGCGCAACTACGCCGTCTCCTTCGGCCCTGGCAACTACAGCCAGAACGCGCTCACGCTCAGCACCTTCGGCGCCGACGTCGCGGGCTTCCACGAGTTCTCGGCCGAGATGATCGCCGACTTCGCCGCGCCCGCGCCGCGCGTGAGCCTCGACTACTCGTACCGCAGGCTCCCGGTCGACCTCGGCGTCCGCTTCTTCCACGCCGTCTCTCCGCGCTTCCAGGGCTACCGCCTCAGCGGCGTCGACGTCCCGTACGACGAGCGCGGCGTCGGCCTCTCGTCGAGCTTGACCTACCGGATCCCCGGCGAGTTCACCGACCAGACCCTGAGCCTCTCCTACTCGCTCACGAACTTCCGCGCCGAGGTCGCTGGACAAACCCCCGGGCTCGACCCCTACGCCCCGCGCACGCGCCTGCCCTTCGGCGGCATGATCGGCACCGTCCGCGCGTCCTACGGCTTCTCCAACGTCGAGGGCTCGCTCGACGCGGCCGGCTCGATCCGCGGCTACTCCGCGCGTTTCGCCGTCGAGTACGCGGGCCCGGCGACGGGCAGCGACTTCACCTTGCAGACCGCCGAGGCCTCCGCCGTGGGTTACATCCCCATGCCCTGGCGCGGCCTGCACACGCTCGCGCTGCGCGTCGCGGGCGGCATCGCGGCGGGCACCTACCCGCGGGACGGCTTCTTCTTCGTCGGCGGCTACGACCTCGACAACGTGAGCCTCGTCGACTCGGTCACGACGGGCATCTACGACGGCTCCTTCGTGCTGCGCGGCTACGCGCCTGGCAGCGCCTCCGGCCGCGCCTACCTCCTGCAGAACGTCGAGTACCGCTTCCCGATCGCCAAGCCCGACTGGGGTTTGTCCACGCTCCCCTTCTACCTGCGCCGCCTCGACGGCAACGTCTTCGTCGACTACGGCGGCGCCTTCGACAAACTCTCGCGTGACGACGTCTCGTTCCTCTCGAACGGCGCGCTCATCGACGCGCCCAAGCTCCACACCTCGATCGGCGCCGAGCTCTGGCTCGGCCTCTCGATCGGCTACTACGTCCACACGCAGCTCCGCCTCGGCTACGCCTATGGCCTCAGCGCGAAGGCGATCCCCGGCGGTCAGGCGTACTTCGTCGCCTCGAGCGCGTTCTGA
- a CDS encoding thymidine kinase encodes MFSGKTEELIRRIKRAILARQRVQAFKPRIDDRYDAHRIVSHEAVSVEAVAVGTSASIEERVLDETDVVAIDEAQFFDRGIVEVCDKLANRGLRVIAAGLDQDYLGRPFPPMPELMAIAEEVTKVHAVCAVCGGPASRSQRLIPQATTVLVGGAESYEARCRGCFEPRDVPRTEF; translated from the coding sequence ATGTTCAGTGGAAAAACCGAGGAGCTCATCCGCCGCATCAAGCGCGCGATCCTCGCCCGTCAGCGCGTGCAGGCGTTCAAGCCGCGCATCGACGACCGTTACGACGCCCATCGTATCGTCAGCCACGAGGCCGTGAGCGTCGAGGCCGTCGCCGTCGGCACGAGCGCGAGCATCGAGGAGCGCGTGCTCGACGAGACCGACGTCGTCGCCATCGACGAGGCGCAGTTCTTCGATCGAGGCATCGTCGAGGTCTGCGACAAACTCGCGAACCGCGGCCTGCGCGTCATCGCCGCCGGCCTCGACCAGGACTACCTCGGCCGCCCCTTCCCGCCGATGCCCGAGCTCATGGCCATCGCCGAGGAGGTCACCAAGGTGCACGCCGTCTGCGCCGTCTGCGGCGGCCCCGCGAGCCGCTCGCAGCGCCTCATCCCGCAGGCCACGACGGTGCTCGTCGGCGGCGCCGAGAGCTACGAGGCACGCTGCCGCGGCTGCTTCGAGCCACGCGACGTGCCTCGCACCGAGTTCTAG
- a CDS encoding penicillin-binding transpeptidase domain-containing protein — MRQWIAIGAAVGLVAVTLPMLRKHDVELAGLLAKSKIETNGGPVVTREVTPPPLTDVDLTRIDDRGNVAIAPAHGNRRAELTVVPKYQRAAMAFMRQGRVPEGAVVMTDIKTGKVLAWASYVDQGALHDVAAEATAPSASVFKIVTATALVEQAGLGPNTKQCYSGGEHSITARDLVDNKKRDKWCATLAQAMGRSLNTVFARLASRNLDRGALEGTAQKLGWGQDIPFDVKLAQSTISLPEDELGFARTAAGFWNTTLSPFQAANLATTVANGGEMIRLSIVDNVKDEDGEIYRGPTARLPLKRVMSEQTAQAITTMMEQTVESGTSYKSFHDRAGRAYLPNIRIAGKTGTLTKPTPEGPFYTWWVGFAPSDKPEIALSVLVANGAKWRVKATNVASDMLRVYFADKDAPGVRSPFDTGSRARR; from the coding sequence ATGCGTCAGTGGATCGCCATCGGTGCCGCCGTGGGGCTCGTGGCCGTCACGCTCCCCATGTTGCGCAAGCACGACGTGGAGCTCGCCGGCCTCCTCGCGAAGAGCAAAATCGAAACGAACGGAGGGCCCGTCGTCACGCGGGAGGTGACACCACCTCCACTCACGGACGTCGATCTCACGCGCATCGACGATCGAGGCAACGTCGCGATCGCGCCTGCGCACGGCAATCGTCGGGCGGAGCTCACGGTGGTGCCGAAGTACCAGCGCGCGGCGATGGCGTTCATGCGCCAAGGGCGCGTGCCCGAGGGCGCCGTCGTGATGACGGACATCAAGACGGGCAAGGTCCTCGCGTGGGCGAGTTACGTCGACCAAGGGGCGCTGCACGACGTCGCCGCGGAGGCGACGGCGCCCTCGGCGAGCGTGTTCAAGATCGTCACGGCGACGGCGCTCGTGGAGCAAGCCGGGCTCGGGCCGAACACGAAGCAATGTTACTCGGGCGGCGAGCACTCGATCACCGCGCGGGACCTCGTCGACAACAAGAAACGCGACAAGTGGTGCGCCACGCTCGCGCAGGCGATGGGCCGGAGCCTGAACACGGTCTTCGCCCGGCTCGCGAGCAGGAACCTCGATCGAGGCGCGCTCGAAGGGACGGCGCAGAAGCTCGGCTGGGGGCAGGACATCCCGTTCGACGTGAAGCTCGCGCAGAGCACGATCTCCCTGCCCGAGGACGAGCTCGGCTTCGCCCGCACGGCCGCCGGCTTCTGGAACACGACGCTCTCGCCGTTCCAGGCCGCGAACCTGGCCACGACGGTCGCCAACGGCGGCGAGATGATCCGCCTCTCGATCGTGGACAACGTGAAGGACGAGGACGGCGAGATCTACCGGGGCCCCACGGCCCGTTTGCCCCTCAAGCGGGTGATGAGCGAGCAGACGGCGCAGGCGATCACCACGATGATGGAGCAGACCGTGGAGTCGGGGACGAGCTACAAGTCGTTCCACGACCGAGCGGGCCGGGCCTACCTGCCGAACATCCGCATCGCGGGCAAGACGGGGACGCTCACGAAGCCGACGCCCGAGGGCCCGTTCTACACGTGGTGGGTGGGCTTCGCGCCGAGCGACAAACCCGAGATCGCGCTGTCGGTGCTGGTGGCGAACGGGGCGAAGTGGCGCGTGAAGGCGACGAACGTCGCGTCGGACATGCTGCGCGTGTACTTCGCGGACAAGGACGCGCCGGGCGTGCGGAGCCCGTTCGACACGGGCTCGCGGGCGCGACGCTAG
- a CDS encoding porin — protein MVHTKSGDTKRLGGGSRGSIAKAVLFGALGCVFSVPALAQVPPAPPAEPGKTTQPAPPQRPPIRLPGPLPRPKVIPPPASPAGPPPPPPAGKTPPVVTPPPAPVQPFPLEVDVPSRTEPRLALAGFQGGVFLRDPSDDIRVYVRGRLHLDFHSFLGGGAGALPAESGGALLTPRFFARRARIEVGADLFRRWFALIGVDFGGQPITNPIGEAQPPSLPPGQAPLSTGSRFLPPQSVGPTAQLANAYLDYTLLRQFHVMLGQHQAPFSLENRTGNDLHPWMERVLPIRAFVQPNGKEIGMTIWGDLNEAQTLSYELGLFVGDGPNRPQVDAYPDFIGRVVVRPFARGTSMGDEEAPSGLSAALSRAHIGVSAQRGARDPAFVAYDYPAITTAQGFALWDPRYHDSRGRLVRVLPSGAQNRIGGELRVPIDRYELRAEAYWVDNGTREALDGLAFRYTERIGNVEGVGWYVHASAWPVGDAFVGGEPGFSRPPRLDLSSGTPKKSYDDRRGLEVMAIAAGVQARYDGAARGGDYDAATPGAPGRTSKISVLQLGLGATYWHTRFVRVTVNWLAYHTPGSGAGENLALVPGNLLDDADNPARSSAWMHELGARAALNF, from the coding sequence ATGGTGCACACGAAAAGCGGGGACACGAAGCGCCTCGGGGGAGGCTCGCGCGGGAGCATAGCCAAGGCGGTGCTCTTCGGCGCGCTCGGGTGTGTTTTTTCTGTTCCGGCGCTCGCACAGGTTCCGCCGGCGCCGCCCGCCGAACCGGGAAAGACCACGCAGCCCGCTCCGCCGCAGAGGCCCCCCATCCGCCTGCCGGGGCCTCTCCCGCGGCCGAAGGTGATTCCGCCGCCGGCTTCGCCCGCCGGTCCGCCGCCGCCGCCGCCGGCTGGAAAAACGCCGCCCGTGGTGACGCCTCCGCCAGCGCCGGTGCAGCCTTTCCCGCTCGAGGTGGACGTGCCCAGCCGCACGGAGCCGCGTTTGGCCCTCGCCGGCTTTCAAGGCGGCGTTTTCCTGCGCGACCCCTCGGACGACATCCGCGTGTATGTGCGGGGCCGCCTGCACCTCGATTTCCATTCCTTCCTCGGCGGCGGCGCGGGCGCGCTCCCGGCCGAGAGCGGCGGCGCGTTGCTCACGCCGCGTTTTTTTGCACGTCGCGCCCGTATCGAGGTCGGCGCCGACCTCTTCCGCCGGTGGTTTGCCCTCATCGGGGTGGATTTCGGCGGGCAGCCCATAACGAACCCGATCGGCGAGGCCCAGCCGCCGAGCTTGCCGCCCGGACAAGCGCCGCTCTCCACGGGGTCGCGCTTCCTGCCGCCCCAGTCCGTGGGCCCGACGGCGCAGCTCGCGAACGCCTACCTCGACTACACCCTGCTCCGTCAGTTTCACGTGATGCTCGGGCAGCACCAGGCCCCGTTTTCCCTGGAGAACCGCACGGGCAACGATCTGCACCCGTGGATGGAGCGGGTGCTGCCGATTCGAGCGTTCGTCCAGCCGAACGGCAAGGAAATCGGCATGACGATCTGGGGCGACCTCAACGAGGCGCAAACCCTGAGCTACGAGCTCGGCCTCTTCGTCGGCGACGGACCGAATCGGCCGCAGGTCGACGCCTACCCCGATTTCATCGGCCGCGTCGTGGTGCGCCCCTTCGCCCGAGGCACGTCGATGGGCGACGAGGAGGCGCCCTCGGGTTTGTCCGCGGCGCTCTCGCGCGCGCACATCGGCGTGAGCGCGCAACGCGGCGCGCGAGACCCGGCGTTCGTCGCGTACGACTATCCCGCGATCACCACGGCGCAGGGGTTCGCCCTCTGGGATCCGCGCTACCACGATTCACGCGGCAGGCTCGTGCGCGTCCTGCCGTCGGGCGCGCAAAACCGCATCGGCGGCGAGCTGCGCGTGCCGATCGATCGGTACGAGCTGCGCGCCGAGGCGTACTGGGTCGACAACGGGACACGCGAGGCGCTGGACGGGCTCGCGTTCAGGTACACCGAGCGGATCGGCAACGTCGAGGGCGTGGGCTGGTACGTGCACGCGTCGGCGTGGCCCGTCGGCGACGCGTTCGTCGGCGGCGAGCCGGGTTTTTCCCGGCCACCGCGGCTCGACCTGTCGAGCGGCACGCCCAAGAAGAGCTACGACGACAGGCGCGGGCTCGAGGTGATGGCGATCGCGGCAGGCGTCCAGGCGCGTTACGACGGCGCGGCGCGCGGGGGCGACTACGACGCGGCCACGCCCGGCGCGCCGGGGCGGACGTCGAAGATCTCGGTGCTGCAGCTCGGCCTCGGCGCGACGTACTGGCACACGCGGTTCGTCCGGGTGACGGTGAACTGGCTCGCCTACCACACGCCGGGGAGCGGCGCGGGGGAGAACCTCGCGCTCGTGCCGGGGAACCTGCTCGACGACGCGGACAACCCGGCGCGATCCTCGGCGTGGATGCACGAGCTCGGCGCGCGCGCGGCCTTGAACTTTTGA
- a CDS encoding PhoH family protein gives MSSSTPIRITADVEVLDNATLVSLAGPASEHLKSVARTLGLDASLRGNIIRLAGDADAVALAERFLAEAAQLLRSGAVLDAQDYVRAVQALREDPALTLRELFEDVVLVTARRRPITAKTIAQKRYIQAIRTHDMTFGIGPAGTGKTYLAMAMAVHALLERRVKRIILTRPAVEAGERLGFLPGDLAEKVNPYLRPLYDALHDMMDADKASGLVSRGQIEVAPLAFMRGRTLNDSFVILDEAQNATSDQMRMFLTRLGYSSRAVVTGDVTQVDLPHGARSGLAEARELLAGIDGIAICHFSEVDVVRHPLVQRIIVAYEKRDQEVAARRAEKERERDRRDGPAAAQSAPTNPGSADEPREKGAAS, from the coding sequence ATGAGCAGCAGCACGCCCATTCGGATCACGGCCGACGTCGAGGTGCTCGACAACGCCACGCTCGTCTCGCTCGCCGGTCCGGCGAGTGAACACCTGAAGTCCGTGGCGAGGACGCTCGGCCTCGACGCGAGCCTGCGGGGCAACATCATTCGCCTCGCCGGGGACGCGGACGCGGTCGCGCTCGCCGAGCGATTCCTCGCCGAGGCCGCCCAGCTCCTGCGCAGCGGCGCCGTGCTCGACGCGCAGGATTACGTGCGCGCCGTACAAGCCCTCCGCGAGGACCCCGCGCTCACGCTCCGCGAGCTCTTCGAGGACGTCGTGCTCGTCACGGCGCGACGCAGGCCCATCACCGCCAAGACGATCGCGCAAAAGCGATACATCCAGGCGATCCGCACGCACGACATGACGTTCGGCATCGGGCCGGCGGGCACGGGCAAGACCTACCTCGCCATGGCGATGGCGGTGCACGCGCTGCTCGAGCGGCGGGTCAAGCGCATCATCCTGACGCGCCCCGCGGTCGAAGCGGGCGAGCGGCTCGGCTTTTTGCCGGGCGACCTCGCCGAGAAGGTAAACCCGTACCTGCGTCCGCTCTATGATGCTTTGCACGACATGATGGACGCCGACAAAGCCTCGGGCCTCGTCTCCCGCGGACAGATCGAGGTCGCGCCGCTCGCGTTCATGCGTGGCCGCACGCTGAACGATTCCTTCGTCATCCTCGACGAGGCGCAGAACGCGACGAGTGATCAGATGCGCATGTTCCTCACGCGCCTCGGTTACTCGTCCCGCGCGGTCGTCACGGGCGACGTCACGCAGGTCGACCTCCCGCACGGCGCGCGGAGCGGCCTCGCCGAGGCGCGCGAGCTGCTCGCGGGCATCGACGGCATCGCGATCTGTCACTTCAGCGAGGTCGACGTCGTCCGCCACCCCCTCGTGCAGCGCATCATCGTCGCCTACGAGAAGCGTGATCAGGAGGTCGCGGCGCGGCGCGCGGAGAAAGAGCGCGAGCGGGATCGCCGCGACGGGCCGGCCGCGGCGCAATCGGCCCCGACGAACCCTGGCTCCGCGGACGAACCACGCGAAAAAGGGGCCGCCTCGTGA
- a CDS encoding HD domain-containing phosphohydrolase — MSFFVDGSNDPARSSTRFGRDALTLMNIVEARLVADARIEDRTVVRPHPLLVTVRSDRLFAVLAPGAIWDRAREVLRPFAHKLASGEAMLVLVGSPAIGDVAGALNRGLGALVSPDPSADELYVAIHNVCELLESKARAEARGKWLNRYRYELGELIEIAKAITTERELDKLLSLILEKSRFITGADAGSIYVVEGDDPDPLRRTLRFKLSQNDSVPFDAREFTLPVSPRSMSGYVALHKRPLNIADVYDLPAVSPYGFDRSFDAKIGYRTKSMLCMPLLSRKGEVIGVIQLINKKRAADRKLRSDEDIEDQVVPFDARSEELVGTLGSQAGIALENAVLYTEIHHMLEGFVRASVEAIEQRDPTTSGHSRRVALLTVGLARALERDAAGPYRGVTWTKDDLRELEYASLLHDFGKIGVREQVLVKAKKLYPHELAIIRHRIEIASRSYEVEILERKLRLVQRGARAEELAALDQELSARKAELEAAYAAICAANEPSVLKGGDFARIEAIARETFTDFSGDVVPLLLAEEVACLSVARGSLTPAEIEEIRNHVVHTYQFLSQIPWGKQFRRVAVIAGSHHERLNGTGYPHRLRAEEIPLQSKMMSVSDIFDALTASDRPYKKAVPVDRALDILGFEVKDGHVDADLVRVFIEAKVWSVLEQPGAPPSALSALSPR, encoded by the coding sequence GTGAGCTTTTTCGTCGACGGTTCGAACGACCCCGCCCGCAGCTCGACGCGATTCGGCCGCGACGCGCTCACCTTGATGAACATCGTCGAGGCGCGCCTCGTGGCCGACGCGCGAATCGAAGATCGCACCGTCGTCCGGCCGCATCCTTTGCTCGTCACGGTGCGCAGCGACCGGCTCTTCGCGGTGCTCGCCCCCGGCGCGATCTGGGACCGCGCCCGCGAGGTGCTCCGCCCCTTCGCGCACAAGCTCGCCTCGGGCGAGGCCATGCTCGTCCTCGTCGGCAGCCCTGCGATCGGCGACGTCGCCGGCGCCTTGAACCGCGGCCTCGGCGCGCTCGTCAGCCCCGACCCGAGCGCCGACGAGCTCTACGTCGCCATCCACAACGTCTGCGAGCTGCTCGAGTCGAAGGCCCGCGCCGAGGCGCGCGGCAAATGGCTGAACCGCTATCGTTACGAGCTCGGCGAGCTCATCGAGATTGCCAAGGCCATCACCACCGAGCGCGAGCTCGACAAGCTGCTCTCGCTCATCCTGGAGAAGAGCCGCTTCATCACGGGCGCCGACGCGGGCAGCATCTACGTCGTCGAGGGCGACGACCCCGACCCGCTCCGCCGCACGTTGCGCTTCAAGCTCTCGCAAAACGACAGCGTGCCCTTCGACGCGCGCGAGTTCACCCTGCCCGTCAGCCCTCGCTCGATGTCGGGTTACGTCGCGCTGCACAAGCGCCCGCTCAACATCGCCGACGTCTACGACCTGCCCGCGGTATCGCCGTACGGCTTCGATCGATCGTTCGACGCGAAGATCGGCTATCGCACGAAGTCGATGCTCTGCATGCCGCTGCTCTCGCGCAAAGGCGAGGTGATCGGCGTCATCCAGCTCATCAACAAGAAGCGCGCGGCCGACCGCAAGCTCCGCTCGGACGAGGACATCGAAGACCAGGTCGTCCCCTTCGACGCGCGCAGCGAAGAGCTCGTCGGCACGCTCGGATCGCAGGCCGGCATCGCGCTGGAGAACGCGGTTCTTTATACCGAGATCCACCACATGCTCGAGGGGTTCGTCCGCGCCAGCGTCGAGGCCATCGAGCAACGTGATCCCACGACGAGTGGTCACTCGCGGCGCGTCGCGCTCCTCACGGTGGGCCTCGCGCGCGCGCTCGAGCGCGACGCCGCCGGCCCCTATCGCGGCGTCACCTGGACGAAGGACGACCTGCGCGAGCTCGAGTACGCCTCGCTGCTGCACGATTTCGGCAAGATCGGCGTGCGCGAGCAGGTCCTCGTCAAGGCGAAGAAGCTCTATCCGCACGAGCTCGCCATCATCCGCCATCGTATCGAGATCGCCTCGCGCTCCTACGAGGTGGAGATCCTCGAGCGCAAGCTGCGGCTCGTGCAGCGCGGCGCGCGCGCCGAGGAGCTCGCGGCGCTCGATCAGGAGTTATCGGCGCGCAAGGCCGAGCTCGAGGCGGCGTATGCGGCCATCTGCGCCGCGAACGAGCCCTCGGTCCTCAAAGGCGGCGATTTCGCGCGCATCGAGGCCATCGCCCGCGAGACGTTCACCGACTTCTCGGGCGACGTCGTGCCGCTGCTCCTTGCCGAAGAGGTCGCGTGTTTGTCGGTGGCGCGTGGCTCGCTCACGCCCGCGGAGATCGAGGAGATTCGAAACCACGTCGTCCACACCTACCAGTTTCTCTCGCAGATCCCCTGGGGCAAGCAGTTCCGCCGCGTCGCCGTCATCGCCGGCTCGCATCACGAGCGGCTGAACGGGACGGGGTATCCGCACCGGCTCCGCGCCGAGGAGATCCCGCTCCAATCCAAGATGATGAGCGTCAGCGACATCTTCGACGCGCTCACCGCGAGCGACAGGCCCTACAAGAAGGCCGTCCCCGTCGACCGCGCGCTCGACATCCTCGGCTTCGAGGTGAAAGACGGGCACGTCGACGCCGACCTCGTGCGGGTCTTCATCGAAGCGAAGGTGTGGAGCGTGCTCGAGCAGCCCGGCGCCCCGCCCTCCGCGCTCTCGGCGCTCTCGCCGCGATAA
- a CDS encoding Bax inhibitor-1 family protein produces the protein MNSWDYREQTWGASGLTRGASRVAFLKRVYGLFTASVLFSAIGALVALHAGVSASQAFVAVGGTRVAVPPLVAFFGQHYIIGAIVMIGSVFGASMVRHVKGLNVLALFGMATVIGVVIAPSLFYATLAAGLGKTLSSSPIRDAFLLSVGGFGGLTAYALTTKKDFSFLGGALTMGLFVIIGAGLLNLFLGSSVLGLAIASVSVLLFGAYVLYDTSRLLREGEDDAVGGAISLYMNFLNIFLALLRILSSRRGD, from the coding sequence ATGAACTCGTGGGACTACAGGGAGCAAACGTGGGGCGCCTCCGGCCTCACGCGTGGCGCGAGCCGCGTCGCTTTCCTGAAACGCGTCTACGGCCTCTTCACGGCGAGCGTGCTCTTTTCCGCCATCGGCGCGCTCGTGGCGCTCCACGCGGGTGTCTCCGCGTCGCAGGCCTTCGTGGCCGTGGGCGGTACGCGCGTGGCCGTACCGCCGCTCGTCGCGTTCTTCGGACAGCACTACATCATCGGCGCGATCGTCATGATCGGCTCCGTCTTCGGCGCCTCGATGGTGCGGCACGTGAAGGGCCTCAACGTGCTCGCGCTTTTTGGTATGGCGACCGTGATCGGCGTGGTCATCGCGCCGTCGCTCTTCTACGCGACGCTCGCCGCGGGCCTCGGCAAGACGCTGTCGTCGTCGCCCATTCGTGACGCGTTCCTGCTCTCCGTCGGTGGTTTCGGCGGGCTCACGGCGTACGCGCTCACGACGAAGAAAGATTTCTCGTTCCTCGGCGGCGCGCTCACGATGGGCCTCTTCGTGATCATCGGCGCGGGCCTCTTGAACCTCTTCCTCGGCAGCTCGGTCCTCGGCCTCGCCATCGCGAGCGTGTCCGTGTTGCTCTTCGGCGCGTACGTCCTCTACGATACGTCGCGCTTGCTCCGGGAAGGCGAGGACGACGCGGTGGGCGGCGCGATCTCGCTCTATATGAACTTCCTGAACATCTTCCTCGCGCTCTTGCGCATCCTCTCGTCGCGCCGCGGAGATTGA